The Amycolatopsis umgeniensis DNA segment TTCCCCACTCGACCGCGCCGGCATCCAGCACCAGGGATGAGGGGACGCTCAGTGCCCGGATCCCTAAGCGACGAGACCGAGCGTGAAGGATTTGGGACGTTGAGTGTCCCAAATCCTTCACGCTCGACCGCCGGCCACGCCGGTGGGCACGCAAACACGAGTCCCTCAAGGGGGCCTTCACGGACTTGGGCTGAGCGGTGGATCGCCCCAGGTCCCACAGAAACCCCACCCATCACGGCGACGCCGCGCGAAGGCCCCCTTCCCTCGGCTCAGCCGAGGGAACTCGCCCTTCGCGCCGACGCAAGTACATGAAGGCCCCCTTCACGGAGCTAGGCGCAATGAAGGGGGCCTTCATGTACTTGGCCCCTGCACCGGCCCAGGTCAGGCGAAGGAAGTGGCGTGCTCGCGGGCCCAGTCGGCGAACGTCAGCGGCGCCCGGCCGAGGAGTTCGCGAACGGTGTCGAACACGATCTCCTCGTTCCCGGCGGACTGCCGTTTGAGCTCGAAGATCCCGTCGACCGACGAAGCGGGCCAGCCGAAGCCGAGCATCCGGGCGCGAGCGTCGGCTTCGGGCTCTTCGGCGTAGGTCAGCCGCCGTCCGAGGGCGTCGCCCAGGATCTCGACCTGCCGCCGGGTCGTGAGTGCCTCGCCGCCGGTGATCGGATACGTCCTGCCCGCGTGCCCGTCGGTGATCAGCACGGTCGCGGCGACTTCGGCGATGTCGCGGACGTGCACGAGCGCGGACGCCGGATCGCCTTCGGGGACGCGGATGACCCCGTCGCCTCGTACGGCGTGCAGCCAGGCGAACCGGTTGTCCATGAACGTGCCGGGACGCAGGATCGTCCACTCCGGTCCGGCTTCGCGGACGGCCTGCTCGGCCGCGGCGTGCACCGACGAGACCGGGTCTGTCTGTCCGAAATGGACTCCGGTGGTGGAGAGCTTCACGACGCGCGGGACATCGGCGGCGGCCTTGAGCACGGCCTGTTCCTGGGCGAGCGGGTTCGAGCCGTGTCCTGAGGTCAGGATGAAGACGCTGTCGACGCCGTCGAGCAGTGCGGGATCGAAGGCGTCGAGGTCGCCGGTGACGACTTCGGCACGCGGATCGATCCGGGCGCGGGCGGGGTCGCGTGTCAGAGCACGAACCCGAGCGCCCTTGTCCAGCAGCGAGGGAACGAGTTCGCGGCCGATCTTGCCGGTGGAACCGAGTACGAGGATCATCGGAAAACTCCTTCAGTGGTTGCGCCGCAAGGAAACACGCGGCAGGAAGAGGGATGCGGCGAGGCCGATCACGAGGGCGGGGATCATCACCCAGAACACGCCGTCGAGCGCGGAGGCGTATCCGGCGGGGCTGTCGGTGCCGAAAGAACTCGTGAACACCGCGCCGAAAACGGTCAGCCCGGCCGTGGTGCCGAGTGAACGCAGGAAGCCGACGGTCGCCGAAACCGCGCCGAGATCGGTCCGGGCCACGTTCTGCTGGGCCGCCATGGAAAGCACCTGCATGTTGAGCCCGGCCGCCGCGCCGAACACGACGAGATAGCCGACGACGAGCGGCAAGGGCGTTGTTTCGTCCATTGTGGACATCGCGAGGGCGGCGGCGAGGCCGAGTGTCATGCTGAGGATCGGTGCCCAGCGATAGGCGCCGGTCTTGGCGATGATCCGGCCCGCGACCATCGACGACGCGGCGACGGCGAGCGTCATCGGCAGCAGGAGGAGTCCGGCTTCCGAAGGTCCGGCGCCGCCCGCGGTCTGCAGGAAGAGCGCCAGGTAGTTGACCGAACCGAGGAAGACGAATCCGGCCGCGGCACTGGCCAGCACGCTCAGGCTGAACATCCTGGCGCGGAACAGCCGGAGCGGGACGACCGGTTCGGCCGCCCGGCGTTCGATGGCCAGGAAGGCGACGAGCAGCACCGCGCCGATCGACGCGGAGAGCGGTGTCGCCAGCGTCAGGCCGACGATCGCGCCGGACAGGACGACGATGCCCGCGAAGTCGAACGGCGCGGTCTTCCGGCGACGTTCGAGCCATAGGAACCGGGCGACGACGACGAGTGCGATCAGTCCGATCGGGACGTTGACCAGGAAGATCGATCGCCAGCCCGCGAGATCGGTCAGCACGCCGCCGACGACGGGGCCCGCCAGCGAGGACCCGGCGAAGCAGATCGAGAACCAGGCGAAGTAGCGAGCGCCTTCGCGACCGGGGAACAGTTCGCCGATGATCGCGGCGACCGCGACGAACAGGCCGCCGGAGCCGACGCCCTGCAGGACACGGGCGGCGATCAGCAGCGGCATCGTCGGCGCGAGCGCGCAGGCGATGGAGCCGAGGACGAACAGCGCGATCGAGACGAGGACGACCCGCTTGCGGCCGAAGAGGTCACCGAGTTTCCCGTAGACGGGAGCGCTGACGCTGCCGGCCAGCAGATAGGCGGTGGTGACCCAGGTGAACGACGTGGCGCCGCCGAGTTCGCCGACCATACGGGGGAGGGCGGTCGCGACGACTTGGGCGTCGAGCATCGCCAGGAAAACGGCGGCGAAGAGCCCGACGAGGGCAAGGGTGTTCCGGGCACGCGGAGGCGCGCCGAGAGTGGTGCTCAAGAAGAGATCCGTTCACTGGAAGAAACGAGGGAACGCGAAGGACGCGGAGGGTCACTCCGGTCCCCGCCAAGACGGGAAAAGGCTCAACCGTCATCCGAACCGGATGCGGTCCTCTTCGCGCTTGGCGATCACCTCGAATTCGTCCCGCTCGACCGTACGAACCCGGCCGGCGTCATCAGTGAAGGAACGTTGACATGGATGACTCTAAACAATCACATGTCTTTTGACAAGTACCTAGCGGAGGGGAACGACGTCGTCGTCCGGCTCGTCGCTGTCCCGGCGGCGTTTGCCCAGCTCGTCCGGGAAGACCCACTTCTTGAAACCCCAGAAACGGAAGAACATCGCCAGGAGCATGCCGATGATCGACCCGCTCGTGAAGTCCGCGAACTCCTGGACGAACCGCGTCACGTGCGGCACTTCGAGGTCGAAGATGTAGCGCGACGTGTAGAGCGGGATCAGGTTGACCACCACGGCGATGCCGCTGATCACGAAGAAGAGCGCCGCCTCGTGGTGCCGCTCGCGGCCGCCGCGGGTGCGGAAGGACCATTCGCGGTTGAGGATGTAGGACACGATCGTCGCCACGATGATCGCGATCGCCTTCGCCGTGGTCGGCTTCGACTCCAGCACGCTGAGCTTCAGCAGGTACCAGACGCCGTTGTCCACCAGGAACGTCGTGCCACCGACAATTCCGAATTTCAACAGCTCCCGGTGCTTGATCAGCACGGATCGGAGCGGCTCGGGCGTCCGGGAAAGGACGGATTCGACCACGGTCACGAGGTCAGTCTAATTCGCTCGGGCGACCGAACGGGCTGGCAGGGGCTTGGACAGAGCGTTATAGGACCCTTTGGGCGATTCTGACGACCAGCGTCATGGGCGACGCGGATCAGGCGGCCGGGTCCTCGGGGATGTCGGCGTCGATCCGTCCCTCGCCCCGCAGCAGCCGCGGCCGCGCGTCCGCCTCCGGGAACACCCACTTCTTGAACGACCACCAGCGGAACACGGTGCCGAGCAGCGTCCCGATGATCGCGCCGCTGACGAAGTCGGCGATCTCCTGCGTCAGCAGTCCGACATGCGGCTGTTCCAGCTCGAGCACGTACCGCGAAAACAGTTGCGGAAGCGCGTTGAGGCCGAGCGCGATCGCGCTGAGAAGAAAGAAGAGCGCCGCTTCGTGAGCGCGCTCACGACCGCCACGGGAGCGAAAGGACCATTCGCGGTTCGCGACGTAGGAGAAAACGGTCGCGACCAGCACGCCGATCATCAGCGCTGTCACCGGTTTGGTGGTCAGCACGGTGAACTTCAGCCCATAGGTGATCGTCATCGTGATGACGAAACTCGCACCCCCGACCACGGCGAAGCGCAGCAGTTCCCGGTGCCTCCCCAGCATGCGGGCCACGCTACTCGAAGATGCGGTCCACGATCCCGTTGGGCTCGACGGTCGGCTTCGTCTTGCCCGGCCTCGGTGGCGCGCTCGTGGTCGCGGCCGGCGGGGCGGGTTCCTTCTTCGCGGGCTCCGAAGGTGTCGCGGACGGCGAAGGCTTCTTCGACGGAGAAGGCCATCCAGGTCGACCAGGCTTCGTCGTCTCCGAAGTGGCCGGAGGCTTTGAAGTGACCGAAGGCAGCGAAGGCACAGTGGTCGGCGGAAGCAGCGAGTTGTCGTCACACCAGTGGTGCCAGCAACCGAAGTAGACCTCGACCGGTTTCGCCTTCGCGACACCGAGAGTGGCGTTCACCGTCACCGGGACGTTGTCCGCCGGGCGGCCCTTCAGCCGGACCCACAGGCTCACCTGACGTCCCGGGGTCAGCGAGCCGCGCGAAGTGCACGAAGCGCCCGCGCCGGTCGGGGTGCACGGGATGCCGTACACGCTCCAGGAGCTGAGCACGCGGTGGTCGAGGGTGATCGTCACCGGCTTGGTCGTCTTGCCCGTGTTCTTCACCCGGACCAGCACGAGCGGGTTGCGGTTCCACGGGAACGCCGACAGCCCGTCGCTCTCGGCCCGCAGGACGAGGTCGTCCGGCGGCGGTTTCACGGTGACCTTCACCGAAACCTGGACCTTGATCTGCGCGCCCGCCGTCACCGAACCGGTCACCATGCTGCCCGCTTCGGCCGTTTCGTCGGCACGCAACCGGAACGTCAGCACCGCCGACTGTCCCGGTTCGAGGCCGGTACCGGTCTTGCAGGTCACCGTGCCGGTGCCGCCGGGGCAGCTCACCGCGATCGGAGCGGGGGTCGCCTGCTGCCGGGCGCCCAGCGCGCGACCGCCACCGGCGGGAACGGCCGTCACGCCCTTCGGCAGGTTCAGCGAGATCGCGACGGGCTCGGACTTCGAGCCGCCGTCGTTGCGCACCGTGATCGGCAGGTTGGCGTCTTCGCCGGGTTCGAGCTGGACTCCACCGGCGGGGGTCGACGCCGTCATCACCGGAGGCGACGGGATCTCCGGCGAAGGAACGGGCGGCTCGGAGGAGGACGTCGGCGGCGGCTGCTGAGCGGGGGGCGGTTGCTGGGCGGGAGGGGGCTCCTGAGCAGGCGGCGGCTGCTCGGCGGGCGGTGGCTGCTCAGCGGGCGGCGGAACGGGCTGTGGCTTCGGCGGCGGGACCGCCGGAGGCACGGCGGGCGGGACCACCGGGGTGGGAACGGGTACCACGGCGGGCGGCGGGACGGCCGCGGCCGCCGGGATCTCCTGGGTGCCGCCACCGGCGGCGAGCGCCACCGCGACGGCGGCGACGATGGCCGCACTCGATCCGGCCACCGTGGCGAACTGGCGCGGTCCGGCCGCGGCGGCGCCGGCCGCCCCGCCCGAACTCGAGCTCGAAGTCGTCCCCGCGGCTCCGGCCGCACCCGCGGCGGAACCCGCGGTGGCGGCCGTCGCGGCCGCGGTGACCGCGCCCGCCTTGCCCGCCTCGGCCGCGGCCAGATAACCGAGCGCCGCGCCACCGAGCACGATCGGCGCGATGATCCCGCGCAGACCGCCGTTGATGTCGGCCAGTTCCGCGGCCAGCGCACGGCATTTCTCGCATTCGTCCAGGTGGTTCTCCACCTGGGCCCGTTCGCGTTTGGACAGTCCGTCACGGGTCCACGCGCCGAGCTTGTCCGCACTCGCGCGGCAGCGTTCGCCGGAGTTCTCGGCCAGGTGGACCTGGAGGTACGCCTGCCGAAGGCCCTCACGGGCCCGGTACGCGAGCGCGGAGACACCGTTCGCGGTCAGTCCCAGCAGCGGCGCGACCTCGGCGGGGCTCTGCCCCTCGATCTCGGTGTGCCACAGCACCGCTTGCCACCGCTCAGGCAGCCTTGTGAACGCCTTCGCGGCGAGCGTGCGCTCGAGCCCGGCGACGGCGGTGTCGGAGAAGGGGACAGTCAGCGCTTCGCCGACGGCACCGCCGACGTCGGACATGTCCTCGTTCAGGTCGACGCGCTTGTCCTTGCGCGTCTTGTCGTAGGCGGTGTGCCGGAGCGCGGTCAGCAGATAGGCGCGGAACGCGGTGTCGGGGCCTTTGCCGCCGCGCAGTGTGTCCAGCACCTTCGCGAAGGCTTCCGAAACGAGGTCATCGGCTTCGGAACTGGAGCGGGCGAGCTGGCGGGCGAGGTTGTGCGCCGCGCCGGCGTGACGCTCGTAAAGCGTTCCGTAAGACGCGATCTTCCCGTCACGCACCTCGGCGATCAGCTCGGCGTCACTCTTACCGGTGAGATCGGCGGGAACGGTGGACACGGGACTCCTTCATCTGCTGGTTCGGCGGGTCTACTGACTTAAACGCCCGAACACGCTCAGTGTGACGGACTGGGCGACGCACGTCACCTCGCGGCCCCGCCGATGACCCGGAGAGCGCAACACCTTCACCCGCCTCGGGTTACCGAAGAGTTCGGAAAGATCCTTGGAAAACGCCGTCACGCGCGACGTGGACCGGCGTCCCCACCGTGAAGCGATCGCAAGATCGAAAAGATCGGGACGGAAGGGGCGGTGGGCAGTGGACGTACCGGCTACCGGTGCGCCGTCCGGGGGACCCGACGGGCAAGCCGCCTGGAACCGGTTCGAACGGGATCGTTCTCTCCGTGCCCTGCGGGCTCGTTGGCGGACAGCCAGCTTGGCCGCCGGCTGGCGTTTCCCCAGCGACTGGGGTCTCCCGGAGGTGGACGCCGTCTGCGCGGCGGTGATCAAGAACGGCCGGGCCGTCACCGCCGAAGTGGCGGAAACCGCTCTCGCCGGACTGGGCCGGGCACGCGCCGCGGCGGGTGCCGGGCTGGCGGAGACACTTGCGGACCTCGCGGCGCTGCACGCCGTGCTCGCCGACCCGGACGCCGTCGACGGGTTCATCGCGCCCGATGTCGACTCCACGCCCTCCCGGTTACTCCGGGTGACGGCGTTGGCGTGGGCGGACGTCGCGACCGATCAGCTCGTGAACACCGAAGTCACCGAACCGCTCACCGGCCTGCCCACCGCCGCGTACCTGAGGACCCGGCTGAGCGAGCTGTACCGCCAGGCCCGCCGCGACGAGCGGCCGGTCGCGGAGGCGCACACCCTGCTCGTGGTCTCGATGGATTTCAGCTCCGTCGCGGGCTGGCCCCGGCTGACCGGGATGATCCTGGTCGCGGACGCGCTGAAGCAGGTGTTCGACGGCGGGGAGAGCGTCGCTTCGCTCGGGCCGTCCGTCGCGGGCGTGCTGGTGCCGAAGGACGTGAGGCTCGCTTCGTCCGGCGTCGCGCTGCGAAGGGCGCTCAACGAGCGGCTCTCGGTGGACGCCCAGTTGCGGGACACCGGCCGTCCGCAGATTTCGGCGGTCCGGCTCCCGGCGACCT contains these protein-coding regions:
- a CDS encoding GGDEF domain-containing protein; translated protein: MDVPATGAPSGGPDGQAAWNRFERDRSLRALRARWRTASLAAGWRFPSDWGLPEVDAVCAAVIKNGRAVTAEVAETALAGLGRARAAAGAGLAETLADLAALHAVLADPDAVDGFIAPDVDSTPSRLLRVTALAWADVATDQLVNTEVTEPLTGLPTAAYLRTRLSELYRQARRDERPVAEAHTLLVVSMDFSSVAGWPRLTGMILVADALKQVFDGGESVASLGPSVAGVLVPKDVRLASSGVALRRALNERLSVDAQLRDTGRPQISAVRLPATYDQACDLLTGLARS
- a CDS encoding GtrA family protein gives rise to the protein MLGRHRELLRFAVVGGASFVITMTITYGLKFTVLTTKPVTALMIGVLVATVFSYVANREWSFRSRGGRERAHEAALFFLLSAIALGLNALPQLFSRYVLELEQPHVGLLTQEIADFVSGAIIGTLLGTVFRWWSFKKWVFPEADARPRLLRGEGRIDADIPEDPAA
- a CDS encoding NAD(P)H-binding protein; its protein translation is MILVLGSTGKIGRELVPSLLDKGARVRALTRDPARARIDPRAEVVTGDLDAFDPALLDGVDSVFILTSGHGSNPLAQEQAVLKAAADVPRVVKLSTTGVHFGQTDPVSSVHAAAEQAVREAGPEWTILRPGTFMDNRFAWLHAVRGDGVIRVPEGDPASALVHVRDIAEVAATVLITDGHAGRTYPITGGEALTTRRQVEILGDALGRRLTYAEEPEADARARMLGFGWPASSVDGIFELKRQSAGNEEIVFDTVRELLGRAPLTFADWAREHATSFA
- a CDS encoding MDR family MFS transporter, which encodes MSTTLGAPPRARNTLALVGLFAAVFLAMLDAQVVATALPRMVGELGGATSFTWVTTAYLLAGSVSAPVYGKLGDLFGRKRVVLVSIALFVLGSIACALAPTMPLLIAARVLQGVGSGGLFVAVAAIIGELFPGREGARYFAWFSICFAGSSLAGPVVGGVLTDLAGWRSIFLVNVPIGLIALVVVARFLWLERRRKTAPFDFAGIVVLSGAIVGLTLATPLSASIGAVLLVAFLAIERRAAEPVVPLRLFRARMFSLSVLASAAAGFVFLGSVNYLALFLQTAGGAGPSEAGLLLLPMTLAVAASSMVAGRIIAKTGAYRWAPILSMTLGLAAALAMSTMDETTPLPLVVGYLVVFGAAAGLNMQVLSMAAQQNVARTDLGAVSATVGFLRSLGTTAGLTVFGAVFTSSFGTDSPAGYASALDGVFWVMIPALVIGLAASLFLPRVSLRRNH
- a CDS encoding sigma-70 family RNA polymerase sigma factor, coding for MSTVPADLTGKSDAELIAEVRDGKIASYGTLYERHAGAAHNLARQLARSSSEADDLVSEAFAKVLDTLRGGKGPDTAFRAYLLTALRHTAYDKTRKDKRVDLNEDMSDVGGAVGEALTVPFSDTAVAGLERTLAAKAFTRLPERWQAVLWHTEIEGQSPAEVAPLLGLTANGVSALAYRAREGLRQAYLQVHLAENSGERCRASADKLGAWTRDGLSKRERAQVENHLDECEKCRALAAELADINGGLRGIIAPIVLGGAALGYLAAAEAGKAGAVTAAATAATAGSAAGAAGAAGTTSSSSSGGAAGAAAAGPRQFATVAGSSAAIVAAVAVALAAGGGTQEIPAAAAVPPPAVVPVPTPVVPPAVPPAVPPPKPQPVPPPAEQPPPAEQPPPAQEPPPAQQPPPAQQPPPTSSSEPPVPSPEIPSPPVMTASTPAGGVQLEPGEDANLPITVRNDGGSKSEPVAISLNLPKGVTAVPAGGGRALGARQQATPAPIAVSCPGGTGTVTCKTGTGLEPGQSAVLTFRLRADETAEAGSMVTGSVTAGAQIKVQVSVKVTVKPPPDDLVLRAESDGLSAFPWNRNPLVLVRVKNTGKTTKPVTITLDHRVLSSWSVYGIPCTPTGAGASCTSRGSLTPGRQVSLWVRLKGRPADNVPVTVNATLGVAKAKPVEVYFGCWHHWCDDNSLLPPTTVPSLPSVTSKPPATSETTKPGRPGWPSPSKKPSPSATPSEPAKKEPAPPAATTSAPPRPGKTKPTVEPNGIVDRIFE
- a CDS encoding GtrA family protein, yielding MTVVESVLSRTPEPLRSVLIKHRELLKFGIVGGTTFLVDNGVWYLLKLSVLESKPTTAKAIAIIVATIVSYILNREWSFRTRGGRERHHEAALFFVISGIAVVVNLIPLYTSRYIFDLEVPHVTRFVQEFADFTSGSIIGMLLAMFFRFWGFKKWVFPDELGKRRRDSDEPDDDVVPLR